A DNA window from Equus przewalskii isolate Varuska chromosome 12, EquPr2, whole genome shotgun sequence contains the following coding sequences:
- the ZG16 gene encoding LOW QUALITY PROTEIN: zymogen granule membrane protein 16 (The sequence of the model RefSeq protein was modified relative to this genomic sequence to represent the inferred CDS: substituted 1 base at 1 genomic stop codon): MLTIALLALLXASASASAIQARSSSYNGDFGGSGGGRFSHSGNQLDGPITALRIRVNGYIIGLQVRYGKVWSAHVGGTGGNLEEIFLHPGESVIQVSGKYEKYLRKLVFVTDKGRYLSFGTDIGTSFSAVPLHPNTVLRFISGRAGSLIDAIGLHWDVYPSNCSSC; encoded by the exons ATGTTGACCATTGCTCTTCTTGCCCTTCTTTGAGCATCAGCCTCTGCCAGTGCCA TTCAGGCTAGGTCTTCCTCCTACAATGGAGACTTTGGAGGCAGTGGAGGAGGGCGTTTCTCCCATTCTGGTAACCAGCTGGACGGCCCCATCACTGCCCTTCGTATCCGAGTCAACGGATACATCATAGG TCTCCAGGTGCGCTATGGCAAAGTGTGGAGTGCCCATGTGGGTGGCACCGGGGGAAACCTGGAGGAGATCTTTCTGCACCCTGGGGAATCAGTGATCCAGGTGTCCGGCAAGTACGAGAAGTATCTGAGGAAGCTGGTCTTCGTGACTGACAAGGGCCGCTACCTGTCTTTTGGGACAGACATAGGCACAAGCTTCAGTGCTGTCCCATTGCACCCCAACACCGTACTACGATTCATCAGTGGCCGAGCTGGCTCTCTCATTGATGCCATCGGCCTGCACTGGGATGTCTACCCCAGCAACTGCAGCAGCTGCTGA
- the C12H16orf54 gene encoding transmembrane protein C16orf54 homolog yields the protein MPSTPGQPSEHMEGPPVLEAASWPPLPCGPCIPIMLALASLSALFLLTTAVLAERLFRRSPQPDPRNQAPTLVWRPGGELWIEPTGTPRERSEDWYGSAVPLLRDQAPDPPTPGGTLEARATAPPASSAPHSPPRSLVPQTPPKVLAHSTFWGPQVGEERPHAPGLVSWAEPEQGPVASVYLGSPQSRRQRPGSPDPEWGLQPRVTLEQISAFWRREGRTSVGF from the coding sequence ATGCCTTCTACTCCAGGGCAGCCCTCTGAGCACATGGAGGGGCCTCCTGTGTTGGAGGCAGCCTCATGGCCTCCGCTGCCCTGCGGGCCCTGTATCCCCATCATGCTggccctggcctctctctccGCACTCTTCCTCCTCACAACAGCTGTGCTGGCCGAACGCCTGTTCCGCCGCTCTCCGCAACCAGACCCCAGGAACCAGGCGCCCACCCTGGTCTGGCGCCCTGGAGGAGAGCTGTGGATTGAGCCCACGGGAACCCCACGAGAGCGCTCAGAGGACTGGTATGGCTCCGCGGTCCCCTTGCTGAGGGACCAGGCCCCAGACCCTCCCACCCCTGGAGGCACCTTGGAGGCCCGAGCAACAGCCCCACCTGCCTCTTCAGCCCCTCACTCCCCTCCCAGATCCTTGGTCCCCCAGACACCACCCAAGGTCTTAGCCCACAGCACCTTTTGGGGACCCCAGGTCGGGGAGGAGAGACCCCATGCCCCAGGCCTAGTGAGCTGGGCTGAGCCTGAACAGGGACCAGTTGCCAGTGTGTACTTGGGGAGCCCCCAGTCCAGGAGGCAGCGGCCAGGAAGCCCTGATCCTGAGTGGGGTCTCCAGCCTCGGGTCACCCTGGAACAGATCTCAGCTTTCTGGAGGCGTGAAGGCCGGACAAGTGTTGGGTTCTGA